GACCACCTCCAGAACCCAAGTGGGCTTCTTGGAGGGCCACAGGGATCTAGGTTGTTGTTAGACATCACAAAATAAGACCATTGTATGACCTCTTGTATAATATATTAGATAAGAGAATATAACGGGTAGCTAATTTCCAAATTCGTGCATGTAAACTTTTACTAGCATCTTCAGGAATACTTTTGGTCTTTAGATAATCAAATATATGTGCAAACCATTCTCCTGAATAGAGATGAGCACATATAAGATTATCTTGATTTACGCTATCTGAAATAGCCAAAGAGCGAAGGACTTACACCACAAAGTGATACTTATCCTGGCCAAAATCGGGGCCTAGAAGGGTaattgtgttttctagtgcatgGGCATGACAATTTTATCTCTGGGGGATGCTATCAATCATGTAGGTAGAGAATTGTTCCAGTATAGTCAAAACTAAAACTTATATTGAGATAACTTCAGCTGTTTCATGCGATAGGCACCTATCACTTGATTTACATTGAGTTCATAGTCTCCATGGATGTGGATATATGTCACACCCATGGCAATCACGACACGTAGTCCTGCAATCAGGCCCTTGTACTCAGCGATGTTATTCGTTTAATGAAATTCTAAGCGGAAAGAAGGAGGAACCAATTTTACTTCAGGTGAAACAAAGACTACACTTACTCCAGAACCATTTTGacatcttgaaccatcaaaatacatgtcccacacATGGTCTCGATAAATGATCAAGGCATCCCCATCGACGAAGAGATCTAAGGTGGCAAAAGATTTGCCTAAGGGAGCGTCGACTAACTGATTAGCAATAACCTATCCCTTTATTGACTTCTGAGAGATGAACTTCAAGTCAAATTCAAAGAGCAGCATTACCCATTTAGGCAACCATCAACAATTGCCACTGGATGTtgatgaaacaatttgggtgttTATTTCGttagtagacacatggtgggctatccagcctaatttcctTCCTTTGGTTATAAAAAATCTTCTTTTGTGTTTATCAATGACTTGTTTAAAACAGAACACTAAAAGACTAGAATTTTTTAAAAAAGAGGTTTTTTTGTGGGTTTTTTTTCACATAAGGAACTTAATAAAAATggaaactgccaaaaatagaaactttttagaaacaaaaacctactaaaaattgaaactaccaaaaatagaaacttttcagaAATGGGATCCTGCAAAAATGGAAActtaccaaaaatggaaacttttcagacatggaaacctgccaaaaatggaaactttctagaaatggaaacctgccaaaaacaaaaaaaaatccaaaaacaaaaaccTGCCAAAAACAGAAACTTTACAGAAAttgaaacctaccaaaaatggaaactttccagaagtggaaacctacaaaaaatgaaaactttctagaaatggaaacctgccaaaaatgggaactttccaaaaatggaaacctgccaaaaatgaaaactttctagaaatggaaacctgccaaaaacatAAACTTTCAAAAAAGAAAACTTGCCAAAAACCTaaactttccagaaatggaaacctacaaaaatggaaactttctagaaatggaaacttatcaaaaatggaaacctacaaaaaatggaaacttttcagaaatggaaacttgcaaaaaacaaaaacctgccaaaaatggaaaccttcCAAAAACATAAAGTTTCCAGAAATGAAAACCTATCAAATatggaaactttctagaaatggaaaacTGTAAAAAATGGAAACTTCTAGGCATACAcaaaatttgaagttgttgttAGTTCACGTGAGGTTCACCATTCCTATTCTATTGCCATCCTTAGaaacattagctcaacaaatcaatactttgcaacaacaaatgagagacatgactagtcctagtaACCATAGGGGCTAGCTAGAAAACATGATGAGGGAGGTGATAACGATGAGGGAATCATtattaggccaaccttcttcttcttgtgagcccattcaaacatgccaaccttcattcttcaacaaaatcattcctaccttagttcaaccaacattagagtcatgtcaaccttctttcaacccaacatatcaatcataccaatcatatcaacacAACAATCAaattacctctttcaaccaaaatcaaacctctttcaaccaaaatcatactcctttcaaccaaaatcaaatccctttcaaccaaagtccaaatcaaccacatctatccattatttcatcatcccctaaggtTACACAAGACCAGTCCACACTATCTTCAtctaataacacaatctcccaaggggtatccatagcacaaatccaatctaattcaagtcatgattcagaggatctcattcaaaatccttcctcatcaagtcaaaaggtctAAACCTTCCAAATATCTCCCATGCAAACTCCCCCATGTCATGAGGACAATAAAAAATCAGAAGAAATTAGTCacgaaataaatcaagatcaagaacaaaccttttcatcatacccaatttttaATCAAGCTAGGATGTTAGTGCATCTCTTGGACGTCCCCGTTTCGTGTTGTCCATCCATCGGGAATAGACTCCAAAGAGTTGGCATGGCTATGCAATGATCTTGGCAATGAAGGCCTTACAATgacaaaatattataatatttaatcacAAGATAGTCATAAATGTCTTAGGCATCATGCACAAGAATCATAAAGGCATaaggtacaatttaggacactacatttacatatatacatacttatgtcatgtatatgtacatatacatacatatatacacataatatttatatatacatctatatatacatgtacacctCCTTCAGGATTCGTGATGTGTGCTTCCTCTCACCTCCCATGGAGCCTTGTCTTTGGCCGCTCTCTCATTCATTGATAGGTTGAGCTTTTGGTGTAACAACAATGGTGATTCCAACAATTGGCATTAGAGTGTTGGGTTACGGCTTTGAATCCAAGGAGGCCTCCTTCATTCCATCTATGCAAAACCCTCAATCAATGCTAAGGGGAAGATTGTTGATTTGGTAAGCACCTCCTTCAATATCCGTGACATGTTCTTCTTGTCGCCTCAtgtggatccttgtctctggccaCTCTCCCGTTCACTGGCAACTTGAGCTTTTGGCATAATGGCAGTAGTGATTCCAatcgtatatatgtatatacataattccccctccctctctccatatACATCTACCTCCCTTCCTCCCTACCTATATTCATCTTTACAAATATTGCTCTCTTCTTATGTCTCTCTTgcttcctccctccctccttccctctctatctTTCTTTATCTCACACTTTATCTCCCTTCTCCTTGTCTCTACCTCGCTCTATTTTTATCCCTCTCTACTTTTAACTcccctaactctctctctctctctctctctctctataaatatCCCCAAGCCACTTCTATTTATAtcacctctctatatctctctcattcTGTTTacacctctctctctatctatctaggtatttagataaacATTTTATGAGGGGAGTGCAAATGGGTAGGTATACATAGATTAGTAGAGAGAAACAGAAAGATATAGAGGTAGAGATATAGGTAGGTAGGGAGGGAGATGTaagttgagaaaaaggtaataGAGAGAGTGGGGGTTGATAAATGGATGTAGAGAGAAAGACTAAagttgagagagaaagagatatagagtaAGAGAGGTAGATAGTGAGGGATTgagagagataaaaagatagagagagagagagagaggttgagtgagagagagaaaatgagagagcGGGTGTGAGATAAAAAGAGAGGGGGGATATAGAGTGATAGAGAGTGTGTGACAAAGatagagacaaagacaaagacaaagagggGGGTtgaggagagaaagagggagagagaaggagagaggttgaaaaagggaggttgagagagagagagagagattagtatGGAGGGAAGTAGATAGAGAGCTAGGGGAGTCCTAGTAGTTATCCAataaacacttcacatgaagttaaacaaaggatacatctatcttgtcaaaacatctgcaatcaacctgATCAACTCTCTAATttatcgaatcactatcaaactatcaatgtgatcaacatcttgtcttaaacagaatcggTACTCTCGAAactagataggtcagtcttaaatggggatccaaaacttctgaaaccaagtttgcttgatgtgatatcgaattgcccaaatacaacgaaaacaaaatggggtcttgaaaaagacttcaacattcatgggaatttgaaaaaatatccttaaacaagtattattttcatggttttattctttttgatgtgtctgctttgtcctttgctacatttcaccaagttcaaacattttagaaaataccaaaaacaaagtggaatctcaaccaaagttttttcaaaatcatcaacaagatcaaatccatcaacaaagtcaagtttcaatatcaacaagatcaaaaccttgTAGCAAACAAGCTTGTCAACATTAATATTAAGATTGTCAACATTAAGCAATAATGTAAACCGCACCTGCTTAGACTAGCCCCTATGTCCCTCCCTCTGCAAATAGGTACAATTGGAATTGTGCCATGTCTTAGATCGTGCTTAAACAATTTTGGGCAAAACATCGTCTGCTTCTTTGAAAAGGCATTGCATTGCCTAGGCCCGCCCatggctattctagctccaaaacaaacctatcatacaacgtgttagtgataggttagtcaatcacaaccattaactgcaaaatcgatggtgtaaaatgcgcgcctaacatgcgtgttagtcaatccgtactatcttattggagctagaatagatgcaTCCCCTAGGCCCATCCTTATGCAGGTAAGTACCATCGTCAGCAAGCCTCAAGGTAAAGAATGCCAAGGGAAAACAGTGCCATTAAAAACATAATGATTGAACATAATATTAAGTTAGCCATATtgatataaaatattatatcaatGTGACAtaacatttcaaatttaattttaataaattttattctttttaaaattaaaactatttctattaattttttttttattggatcaagaaattttctatatttatattttaattttaattttgagtaAAAATTAATGTAATTAATATAGGTGAATTTTTTCGATATAGATTGttatgaataatattttattaatcattaaatcaaatttatatGATTGTACATTTtagtttaataatattaaaataattttgtcTTAATAAACATCATATATATGCATTCAAAAATATAGAAAAACAAGAGTTATTTTCTATTATCTAAAAACAAGAAACTATCATAAAATAATGATAAAGAATATGGTGAATGTAATTTGTAATTTCTAATTTATTAAAATATGAACCATTTGTGTAAGCATCAATATATTCTAGTtatatttcaataatattttttaatatttattatattttatttaataaattttaaatttaatttttcttagatttttaatatgctttatttatattctatttttaattttttaatatattttaattttatatatatatatatttttaatatgttgATTAGTTATATATTTTTGAAATATAACATAAAGTATATAAagttacaaaataatttaatttacaatataTGATTAAATGTAGAATATGTagttatttataaattatatagaataatttaaaatttaacatataaaatgaaaaatagaagTGAATAATTATTACATATATAATGGGGATACAtacttttatatttaattttataaaagtgAATAAACTTATATAATaacttataaaaaattattaatatatgaAAGTATTTAAATGTATTTAAACAATGCATTTAAAATTAGTTTAATAAAGTTATTAAACttgttaatataattatattagtAATTGAATTAACATTGACAactaattaattattcaatttattaaatatcGAATTTTAAATCTTAATAACTTGACATAGATGAAGAGACATATTAATCTAAATGTTTTAAATATTCAAATAGTTGATCTCCAAATGCATAACCACCTATTACATCTAATCATTAAACTTTGACATatgaatatttttaatgattttaattatttttttaaaataaaattaaaataacatgGATATATTATTAAAAGGAATCATGTAGCCTAATTATATAAAAGAAGAATAGAAAACTAGATTAACCATAGAAGAACACCTATGTAAAATATAACAAATATAACCTCTCAAATTGGAAGAACACTACATAAAAAGATTAAAAGCGAAAACTAATGAATTCACCAATGGTAACCTTTCCTTTGTTTCAATTAAATGTTATAACACAAAAATGTAACCATGAAATTAAACCACACCCATAAGCCAACCCCTAATGTAAGTAACCCTAAGAGTATGCCAAATTTAACAAGAACCCTAATTTATGACTCAATTGTATTCATAAATCATATTGAgggtaaccctaaccctaaatcctaGACCATATTGAGCCTTAAATCTAAACTACTGAAATAAACCCTTAACCCCCTCTgtgtaattaaatattaaactcaTTTGAACCCTATTTCTATAACTAAAACAAATTGAACCCTTAGACAAACTAAATAGAATCATAACCCAACCTTAAAAATAATTGCAAATTAAGCCAAATCTAACATTAATTGATCCcctatcataaccctaaccatgaggtAAACACTAATTACAATCGacatcctaaccctaaaccctaacccaaaacaaattacCCTAAACCTAAAAATGATctaaaccttaatcctaaccataatccttattctaatcataaccataatataaatcctaacactaaccataactctaaccctaaaaataaccataatcctaactctaaccataaCCCTTAATCCTTACCCTTACACTAATAATTATATAAACTCTTAAGTGAACCCATAATGTTAACCATAACCgtcaatcctaaacctaacctcaATACCAACCCTAACAATAAACATGTTATAGATTGTAACCTTATTAATAATCCCAAGCATAATTCAAccaaaaccctaaatcctaagcctaattCTAATTAACTGTAACCCTAAGCCCAATAATACAATAGTCTATTTATATATTAACTAATTATTATTGCTTGGCCACTCTAGTAGCATATTTATATTTCTATTATGATATCTTTCTGGAGGTGCCTATCCAACTTTGGTATATAAAAAATAATAGcacttatttatattttatatataatagcAGTATATATAGGctagaatagaaaatgaaatatagaagtgaataatattaaatttataatgGGTTTACAtacttttatatttaattttataaaagtgAATAAAGTTTATATGTGAATAAACTTttagttataattttttttataagtttAATAAAGTTTGTAAAGTTTCACTTATAAAGTTTAATTAGTTTTATAAGttttataaatttaataaagttttttaagTGAACGTTTATTAACTTttgaattatattaaatttatgtcaaatataattatatataattaaacttATACCAAAAATAATTTTAAAGAGTTGGTTTCATGAATTTTATATGTAGTGTtcttatataaatttttaaaatttaataattttcttgatccaataaaaaaaaaattaataaaagtagatataatttttaaaagaataaaatttattaaaagttAATTTAAAATGTTACTCACattgatataatattttatatcaATATGACTAACTTAATATTATGTTAAATCATTATGTTTTTAGTGACACCGTTTTCCCTTGGCATTGTTTACCCCGAGGCCTCCTGACGATAGTACTTCCCTGCATAAGGATGGGCCTAGGCTATGCAATGCCTTTTAAAGGAAGCGGACGGCATTTTTCCCAAAACCGTTTAAGAATGGTCTACGGCATGACACAGATCCAGTTGTACCTGTTTGCAGAGTAAGGGACATTGGGACCGTCTCCAAAACCGTTTAAGAACGGACTACGGCATGGCACAgtttcattgtacctgtttgcagagGGAGGGACATAGGGGTTAGGCTAAGCAGGTGCGGTTTGCATTGCTGCTTAGCCAGGGACacgtctattctggtttcaaaaaggCAGTACGGAgggactaacatgcgtgttagttgcGCGTTTTATACCGTCAATTTTGCATTTAACGGtcgtgattgactaacctgtcactaacacgctgcATCTATTCATATAGACAGAATGGTATTAAAATAATctgattaaagaaaaaaaaaaaaaaaaaacctcaaaagaagagaaaattctagACTGCTGTAATTTGGTATCATAGGTTGGGATCACCACATCGGTTAGTAGTTTGTCCATTCGAATGTCACCCACTATTTTTTTTTACAACATTGTGCAGATAACGCTCATTATATTTGGGCCTATCGTACTATAAACGATTGCCACCGTCCCAAAATGTCCCTGGTAAGGATTCATTCAACAACTTAGTCTTCTATTCTAGCAGATTAGAATGCTTCGAAATTGTGGGGCACTAGATTTCAAATAGAACTCTCGTCCAAATAGAACTGTGTAACATCCTTGGCCGCAAACATTGGTCTGTTTTGCATGTTTGGAGCAGTTAACTTCGCTCTAAAGAGTCCTCCTGTGCTTGTCCCCGCCACAACATCGAAATAATCAGCTATTCTGACACCCGGACCATCGAGCTTCTGTCAACAAATTCAAGTTAATTTTACTGCAACAAAGCCTTAAAAACAGTAAGCACAGTTGAAATAATTTAGAAGATGTAATGGGTTGGATTGGAGAGAAATAAAAACCTGAAGCTCTGTCTCTAGGAATTGAAGGATAGCTGCAGGGATTATACCCCGAATTCCTCCTCCGTCAATGCTGAGAATGGTGACCATATCTCCATAAGTGGGTGACAGTTTTTTCATGTTTGCCATTGCACTTAGTTCAAACGACGATTACGATTACAGGCAAATGTTGAATGCAATAAGAGCTCTGTGATGGAAACAATTTGGTTGTTGTGCTGGATCCTATACCACGTAGTTCGTATATAAATTAAAAAAGAGGGACTTGTCATTAATTAGTTTATGTTTAAAATATGATATatgtttattattaattattttatgataATGACAGTGGGCAATAATGATTGGTTtcgaaaaatataatataataaagagaatattttaaattaatatgaaataagattaaaataaagttaaaattccTGCATAGCAAAATTATATATCAACTTGTTATCaaacatgttttatgtgttttgtatTTCAATATGAATAGAGCATTTTTAAAGTAAAATTTGTTTAAGAATTGATCATTTTTGTCAATAATGCTTACAATCACAAGAACTAATTTGTAAGGCTAACTAACCAATTCACCATTTTTTTTAGAAAGACTAATATCTAACAAGAACAAATAATtttgtaaaaatttattaaaaaatttcaaggatcattatttaatcaattcattcaaTCTTTTATGTACATGTTTCAATCCTAATTTCATGATATTGGTTAATAATATTAtagacataattaaatattttccAATCACAAGAAAGTACACAAAACACCAACAATAAGCTCATTGGATAACACGTCTCTAGACATATGAGGTTATCTACTAGCCTTTTCCTTGAATCTAATATACAATTTTTCTACAACTTACTATAGTTCTTATGGTCTCTAATCTACAACAATATTATCCACAATGAGTTTAAATTACGTTTGTTCTTTAATTTATTTGGCTTACATttcattaattttatatttataaatgcTTGAAAATATTACATTTAGTATAATTTTAGactatatttgtatatgtataattttagactatatttaatattttattggaGTTAATTTTGAAATGGTCTTATTAGGGTGTGTGTGTGTcaaaaatgaattatttttaataataatgtCTCTTATTGTGGATTGTAAAAGACTTATTTAATAAGCAATATGATTTTTATTGTCTAGAATTTGAAATTATACTCAAAATAAAATGATTTGTACAATAATTGCTCTATCATGATGACATTTGAGAATAGAATAGATAACACAAAAATTCGTAGCAAGCCCTTTAAATTATAGATGAATGATAAAACCATGTCATATATACATAAGAAGAGATGTAGTTTTGGCaacatattattatttatcatattaaaaaattcatatctattatagtttaattattacaattatttatttatagctaTAGAATTTTTGTGGTTCAACTGAAGGTCAAAACATTTTAGGATAGCTTTtgtatgttcttgatgatgtaAATTTTAATGTCTTATTTATTTGTAACTTCAAACAAGatttatattttcttatttttgatCCATTTCTTTTAAGCctatgttttgattagataaagtaGGAGAGGGCTTAAACCCTTACATAACAACTGTGCAACATAAGACAAGGGTCTTGTGAGGAGTGAAATCACCCAAAAAAGTTtattaagataaacgggttttacagggacccgaaacccaaatcgAACAAAAAATTAAACACAATAACTAGAGTCTAACTAGAGAACCACCAAAAATAGACCTAAGCAAGATGCACAAGAAAAATAAACTAAGAAAGAGATTTCATAAGCTCAACATTCTTCTAGATCGCTTTATTATTAATCTCTTGGAGTTCCTCCATAATGACCCTCGAACTACCTATTACTTGATGTTTGCTCCTA
This genomic stretch from Cryptomeria japonica chromosome 8, Sugi_1.0, whole genome shotgun sequence harbors:
- the LOC131038794 gene encoding patatin-like protein 2, with product MANMKKLSPTYGDMVTILSIDGGGIRGIIPAAILQFLETELQKLDGPGVRIADYFDVVAGTSTGGLFRAKLTAPNMQNRPMFAAKDVTQFYLDESSI